In a genomic window of Amycolatopsis japonica:
- a CDS encoding class I adenylate-forming enzyme family protein — translation MKPHDMGTLFDECESARTWVYLDRPFDIAPERGTAYPVAGLAGLVRDAAGWLSESGVKPGDRVAIVKRGHWDYDLLACAAVRIGAVPAKLSGLLPDDTVHLLLRRLGPAVLVTDRPSLRADRILRVEDFAAAPPPAVHRRHPDDPLLICHTSGTTGTPKLVVHTTRTIIDRLARPEAIRWPVLGLRRDDVLANASAYAHGRTFCWTASALCLAPREIVILSDPTSAPSMFGRHRPTVIEALPSAYARWRPLANSPENPFLRVRRFVSTYDAVHPPVIRTMLHASGRKCPLWMQGWGQSETGPLSFRFFTRRTAHTTRDLGRPLPGLARLRAVDPETAEPVPRGTAGLLLARTRARCVAYVGEQDRWEAKVYGKWWNTGDLGVVDRGGAVTLLDREVDSVPGMSCLAVEDAIEDRLPSIAECVVLSAAGRAPIPVVVTDDGLDAAEWRKAVLDLPPLGEPVVLSWDEVPRTGTGKVRRLELLARLTGTAATHGSGRWT, via the coding sequence ATGAAGCCCCACGACATGGGCACCTTGTTCGACGAGTGCGAGAGCGCCCGGACGTGGGTGTATCTCGACCGGCCGTTCGACATCGCCCCGGAGCGCGGGACGGCGTACCCGGTCGCCGGGCTCGCCGGGCTGGTGCGGGACGCCGCGGGATGGTTGTCCGAATCCGGGGTGAAGCCGGGGGACCGGGTGGCCATCGTCAAACGCGGCCACTGGGATTACGACCTGCTCGCCTGCGCCGCGGTACGGATCGGGGCCGTTCCGGCGAAGCTGTCCGGCCTGTTGCCGGACGACACCGTGCACCTCCTGCTGCGCCGTCTCGGCCCGGCGGTGCTGGTCACCGACCGGCCTTCCCTGCGGGCGGACCGGATCCTGCGCGTCGAAGACTTCGCCGCCGCGCCGCCGCCCGCGGTGCACCGGAGGCACCCCGACGATCCGCTGCTCATCTGCCACACCTCGGGCACGACCGGGACGCCGAAGCTGGTGGTCCACACGACCCGGACGATCATCGACCGGCTGGCGCGCCCGGAGGCGATCCGCTGGCCCGTCCTCGGTCTCCGGCGGGACGACGTGCTGGCCAACGCCAGCGCGTACGCGCACGGCCGGACCTTCTGCTGGACGGCGTCGGCGTTGTGCCTCGCGCCACGGGAGATCGTGATCCTGAGCGATCCCACTTCGGCTCCGTCGATGTTCGGGCGTCATCGGCCGACCGTCATCGAAGCCCTCCCGTCGGCGTACGCGCGCTGGCGGCCGCTCGCGAACTCGCCGGAGAACCCGTTCCTCCGGGTGCGGAGGTTCGTCAGCACCTACGACGCCGTGCATCCGCCGGTGATCCGGACGATGCTCCACGCCAGCGGCCGGAAGTGTCCACTGTGGATGCAGGGCTGGGGTCAATCGGAGACGGGGCCGCTGTCGTTCCGGTTCTTCACCAGACGTACCGCGCACACCACCCGTGATCTCGGCAGGCCGTTGCCGGGTCTCGCCCGGCTGCGGGCCGTCGACCCGGAGACCGCCGAACCGGTGCCGCGGGGCACCGCCGGGCTGTTGCTGGCCCGCACGCGCGCGCGATGCGTGGCGTACGTGGGGGAACAGGACCGGTGGGAGGCCAAGGTGTACGGGAAGTGGTGGAACACCGGTGATCTCGGTGTGGTGGACCGCGGTGGCGCGGTGACGCTGCTCGATCGCGAGGTCGACAGCGTGCCGGGGATGAGCTGTCTCGCGGTGGAGGACGCGATCGAGGACCGCCTTCCCTCCATCGCCGAATGCGTGGTGCTCTCCGCGGCCGGGCGCGCGCCGATCCCGGTCGTCGTGACCGACGACGGGCTGGACGCGGCGGAATGGCGGAAAGCGGTGCTCGACCTGCCGCCGCTGGGAGAGCCCGTGGTGCTCTCGTGGGACGAAGTGCCGAGAACCGGGACGGGGAAGGTACGGCGCCTGGAACTGCTGGCACGGCTGACCGGCACGGCCGCGACGCACGGTTCGGGAAGGTGGACGTGA
- a CDS encoding CoA transferase translates to MITALDTVTVAGPIDLPLAGELDVQAACGIMHVHGRSLGEPTRLGLDYASILAAELSALGAVSLKLARGRGIPLRGVSTSLAQAALLAISQYLAAATTEDGHQEPFVPGGPPFHSADGVPFEIETLEPAVWHRFWTTLEVDTRAISSGWHPFLHRFATATCPLPPQLGEALAARPIGELEQVALLTGMTLVRTAEGPLDRAPAFVVSGEGRGYRPARAVEPLPLSGLVVLESCRRVQGPLAGHLLRLLGATVLRIEPPGGDPLRWVPPIAGHTSARFRALNDGKEVVEIDLNTPDGRRHLLELAAGADVFLHNWAPGKAERWSLSALDLARARPGILYAHASGWGTELGPEPPVGTDFVVQAYAGVPPSLMTIVDVFGGIVCAHGIVTGLAHGATRAASSLLSAAYRLNAGTGRRCDRPLSVPVCDDLAALATDPRFSRALIQTDCALVGSPWEFTS, encoded by the coding sequence ATGATCACCGCGCTGGACACCGTGACGGTGGCCGGGCCGATCGATCTGCCGCTGGCCGGCGAGCTCGACGTCCAAGCCGCCTGCGGCATCATGCATGTGCACGGCCGGAGCCTGGGCGAACCGACCCGGCTCGGCCTCGACTACGCGTCCATCCTCGCGGCCGAGCTCTCCGCGCTGGGCGCTGTGTCGCTGAAGCTCGCGCGTGGCCGGGGCATCCCGCTGCGCGGTGTGTCGACTTCCTTGGCACAGGCGGCGTTGCTGGCGATCTCGCAGTATCTCGCGGCGGCGACGACCGAGGACGGGCATCAGGAGCCGTTCGTCCCCGGCGGGCCGCCCTTCCACTCGGCCGACGGTGTCCCGTTCGAGATCGAGACCCTCGAACCGGCGGTCTGGCACCGGTTCTGGACGACGCTCGAAGTCGATACGCGGGCGATTTCGAGTGGCTGGCATCCGTTCCTGCACCGCTTCGCGACCGCGACCTGCCCGCTGCCGCCGCAGCTGGGGGAGGCCCTTGCCGCGCGACCGATCGGAGAGCTCGAACAGGTCGCCCTCCTGACGGGCATGACGCTGGTGCGGACGGCGGAGGGGCCGCTCGATCGGGCTCCCGCGTTCGTCGTCAGCGGGGAGGGCCGCGGATACCGTCCGGCGCGGGCGGTGGAGCCGCTTCCGTTGTCCGGCTTGGTCGTACTCGAATCCTGCCGCCGGGTCCAGGGCCCGCTCGCGGGTCACCTGTTGCGGCTCCTCGGCGCGACGGTGCTGAGGATCGAGCCGCCGGGCGGCGATCCGCTGCGGTGGGTTCCGCCGATCGCCGGCCACACCTCGGCCAGGTTCCGCGCGCTCAACGACGGCAAGGAGGTCGTCGAAATCGACCTGAACACCCCGGACGGGAGGCGGCATCTGCTCGAACTCGCCGCCGGGGCCGACGTGTTCCTGCACAACTGGGCGCCGGGCAAGGCGGAGCGGTGGTCGTTGAGCGCGCTCGATCTCGCGCGGGCCCGGCCGGGGATCCTGTACGCGCACGCGTCGGGCTGGGGGACGGAACTGGGACCGGAACCACCGGTGGGCACGGATTTCGTCGTCCAGGCCTACGCGGGGGTTCCGCCGTCGCTGATGACGATCGTCGACGTGTTCGGCGGAATCGTGTGCGCGCACGGGATCGTGACGGGCCTGGCCCACGGCGCCACGCGGGCCGCGTCGTCACTCCTGTCCGCGGCGTACCGGCTCAACGCGGGTACCGGCCGTCGATGCGATCGGCCGCTGTCGGTGCCGGTGTGCGACGACCTCGCCGCACTCGCCACGGATCCGCGCTTCTCCCGCGCCCTCATCCAGACCGATTGCGCGCTGGTCGGGTCGCCGTGGGAATTCACGTCATGA
- a CDS encoding class I SAM-dependent methyltransferase translates to MDVSTAYAFDNDSGHAVEQHRCLSAAYDPVTFTRLAGTGVGAGWSCLEVGAGGSGVAQWLAARVAPTGTVLATDIKPHHIAPAPGLTVLRHDVVHDPLPQAEFDLVHTRLVLQHLPEREAVLRKLVRALKPGGWMQIDEFDISYGPVLLAPDAMAANLYETFLSAKEKAFSMAGGDGTWGRRAAASMVAAGLVDVDPVPSVFPWRAGSPGLELLIHHTYHLRDRLVAAGMTDAELAEVRAVMRDPGFRASSCVVYSVRGRRPA, encoded by the coding sequence GTGGACGTGAGCACGGCCTACGCGTTCGACAACGACAGCGGGCACGCCGTCGAGCAGCATCGCTGTCTCTCCGCGGCTTACGACCCGGTCACCTTCACGAGGCTGGCGGGGACCGGCGTCGGGGCCGGCTGGTCTTGTCTCGAGGTCGGCGCGGGCGGCAGCGGTGTGGCCCAGTGGCTCGCCGCCAGAGTGGCGCCGACTGGCACGGTGCTGGCGACCGACATCAAACCCCACCACATCGCGCCCGCGCCGGGACTGACCGTGCTTCGGCACGACGTCGTCCACGATCCCTTGCCCCAGGCGGAGTTCGACCTCGTCCACACCCGGTTGGTGTTGCAGCATCTGCCCGAGCGGGAGGCCGTGCTCCGTAAACTCGTCCGCGCGCTGAAACCGGGTGGGTGGATGCAGATCGACGAGTTCGACATCTCCTACGGCCCGGTCCTGCTGGCGCCCGACGCGATGGCCGCGAACCTTTACGAGACTTTCCTGTCGGCCAAGGAAAAAGCGTTCTCCATGGCGGGCGGGGACGGCACGTGGGGCCGTCGCGCGGCCGCGTCCATGGTCGCCGCCGGGCTGGTCGACGTCGATCCGGTGCCGTCGGTCTTCCCATGGCGCGCCGGATCGCCCGGTCTGGAGTTGCTGATCCACCACACATATCACCTGCGGGACCGGTTGGTCGCCGCGGGGATGACCGACGCCGAGCTCGCCGAAGTGCGTGCGGTCATGCGGGATCCGGGGTTCCGGGCGTCGTCGTGTGTCGTGTACTCGGTGCGGGGCAGGCGGCCCGCATGA